A genomic segment from Polyangium mundeleinium encodes:
- a CDS encoding Ig-like domain-containing protein, whose amino-acid sequence MSILILHAETRSLVVGQQTQISLKNLTQHQSLSWTSSDSRIATVDRTGLVTGVEQSSSPVTITGMDEDENTASVTLYVGSLEVAPRDTAIETGNDITFSVRGVDAVTWTSLNKAVVTIGPEDGKAEAINLGTAIIQAADANGNVGYATLRAGMLLVYGADGTLYAITPDVWTLATIVPTKSSQVPSFSDMNSKAQSSDKTLASYVPPSPTWTTCYVLNPSPITPAPGKLVRKV is encoded by the coding sequence ATGAGCATTCTCATCCTTCACGCGGAGACCCGGAGTCTCGTCGTCGGGCAGCAGACGCAGATTTCGTTGAAGAACCTTACGCAGCACCAATCTCTGTCCTGGACAAGCTCGGACTCGCGCATTGCGACCGTCGATCGAACGGGGCTCGTGACGGGCGTCGAGCAAAGCAGTTCGCCCGTGACCATCACGGGCATGGACGAGGATGAAAACACGGCGAGCGTCACCCTCTACGTAGGTTCTCTCGAGGTAGCCCCGAGAGATACGGCGATCGAGACGGGTAACGACATCACGTTCTCCGTACGCGGCGTGGATGCCGTGACCTGGACGAGCTTGAACAAGGCCGTGGTGACGATCGGCCCAGAGGACGGGAAGGCGGAGGCCATCAACCTCGGGACGGCCATCATCCAGGCCGCTGACGCGAACGGCAATGTCGGGTATGCGACGCTGCGCGCGGGGATGCTGCTCGTCTACGGCGCCGACGGCACCCTGTACGCGATCACGCCCGACGTCTGGACCTTGGCGACCATCGTTCCTACCAAAAGCAGCCAAGTCCCGTCGTTCAGCGACATGAACAGCAAGGCCCAGTCCAGCGACAAGACGCTCGCCTCCTACGTGCCCCCCTCGCCGACGTGGACCACATGTTACGTCCTGAACCCCTCGCCAATCACCCCGGCTCCCGGGAAGCTCGTGAGGAAGGTGTGA
- a CDS encoding YcaO-like family protein: protein MSTTPAAKRFRRGTHRIVPPEETLARVQGLLPIMGITRIADVAGLDTIGIPVALAIRPNARSLSVSQGKGADRASARASALMESVEQYHAEHIDRPLRLATRNELRFSHRVADLSGLPRLAGSVFHDNLRTLWIEGQEMLHGGSMWVPYEMVHMDYTLPLPSGSGSFLMSSNGLASGNHPLEALGHALAELIERDATALFQLAGEAQKEARVDLSTVHDPLCRSLLDKYEEAGVEVAVWEVTSDIGVPVFSCVIVDREPNPQRPIGPMGGMGCHPSRAVALSRALTEAAQSRLTLITGSRDDVHCHERPEGGDLDAARRALRMLAASPPARSFEAAPDHEDETLDDDVAWLLERLAAAGLSQVITIDLTKAAFGIPVVRVIVPGLEANHDVPGYVPGLRARRRMEGRTR from the coding sequence ATGTCCACCACGCCTGCAGCGAAGCGCTTTCGGCGGGGGACACACCGCATCGTCCCGCCCGAGGAGACGCTCGCCCGCGTCCAGGGCCTCCTGCCCATCATGGGTATCACCCGCATCGCCGACGTGGCCGGGCTCGACACCATCGGCATTCCCGTGGCCCTGGCGATCCGGCCCAATGCGCGGTCGCTCTCGGTATCGCAGGGCAAGGGCGCGGATCGCGCCTCGGCGCGGGCCTCGGCGCTCATGGAGTCGGTGGAGCAGTATCATGCAGAGCATATCGACCGACCCCTCCGGCTCGCCACCCGGAACGAGCTGCGCTTCTCCCACCGCGTGGCCGACCTCTCCGGCCTGCCGCGCCTCGCGGGGAGCGTGTTTCACGACAACCTACGTACGTTGTGGATCGAGGGGCAGGAAATGCTCCATGGCGGCAGCATGTGGGTGCCTTACGAGATGGTCCATATGGATTACACGCTGCCGCTCCCCTCGGGCAGCGGGTCCTTCTTGATGAGCTCGAACGGCCTCGCCTCCGGCAATCACCCGCTGGAGGCGCTCGGCCACGCCCTCGCCGAGCTGATCGAGCGCGACGCGACGGCGCTCTTCCAGCTTGCCGGCGAGGCACAAAAAGAGGCGCGCGTGGACCTCTCCACGGTCCATGACCCGCTCTGCCGGTCCCTGCTCGACAAATACGAAGAGGCGGGCGTGGAGGTGGCCGTCTGGGAGGTGACGTCCGATATCGGCGTCCCGGTCTTCTCGTGCGTGATCGTGGACCGGGAGCCGAACCCCCAGCGGCCGATCGGGCCGATGGGGGGCATGGGCTGTCACCCGTCGCGCGCCGTCGCCCTGTCGCGCGCGCTCACGGAGGCGGCCCAGAGCCGGCTCACGCTGATCACGGGGTCTCGCGACGACGTGCATTGCCACGAGCGGCCCGAGGGGGGCGATCTCGACGCCGCGCGCCGGGCGCTCCGGATGCTCGCGGCGTCGCCGCCGGCGCGAAGCTTCGAGGCCGCGCCGGATCACGAAGACGAGACGCTCGACGACGACGTGGCCTGGCTCCTCGAACGCCTCGCGGCGGCGGGGCTCTCGCAAGTCATCACGATCGATCTGACGAAGGCAGCCTTCGGGATTCCGGTGGTGCGGGTGATCGTGCCGGGGCTCGAGGCCAACCATGATGTGCCGGGGTATGTGCCGGGGCTTCGCGCCCGGAGACGCATGGAGGGGCGCACGAGATGA